The following are encoded in a window of Vicinamibacteria bacterium genomic DNA:
- a CDS encoding aminotransferase class V-fold PLP-dependent enzyme, which yields MTHPLGIGDDFDAVRHGTYLNTPYIGPVPRPVAEAGIDFVRAKAERPISLGAMLEKANEVRRAFGDLFGAGPAEVGFLFATSEGENLVAGTLGLSAGDNVVVDDLHYTTSYALYKTLERRKGIELRVARSVEGRADAEQFEPLVDRRTRLLSVSWVSHQNGFRHDLRKLADLAHANNAYLYVDGIQGLGMFATNLHAEGVDFMTSGTYKWLLASFGIAPFYIREEHLDRVPPDRLGALSVAEERPDYEFELYSDARKYEYATLAFGPLYQLGAALEYLKRVGLKAIEDHTLPLAKELRRGLVEQGFRVRTPPDSGSAIVAFHHGTDRERAQKLLRDEEIAVSFREEGTQIRVGIALFNTREDVERLLEVTESLSGS from the coding sequence TCCGGTCCCGCGACCGGTGGCCGAGGCGGGAATCGACTTCGTTCGGGCAAAGGCCGAACGGCCGATCTCGCTCGGAGCCATGCTCGAGAAGGCAAACGAAGTTCGGCGAGCGTTCGGCGATCTCTTCGGGGCTGGTCCTGCGGAAGTGGGGTTCTTGTTCGCGACGAGCGAAGGGGAGAACCTCGTGGCCGGGACTCTGGGATTGTCGGCGGGAGACAATGTGGTCGTCGATGACCTCCACTACACCACGAGTTACGCCCTATACAAGACGCTGGAGCGGCGGAAGGGCATCGAGCTCCGCGTGGCGCGCTCGGTCGAGGGACGAGCGGATGCGGAGCAGTTCGAGCCGCTGGTCGACCGCCGGACGCGGCTTTTGTCGGTGTCCTGGGTGTCTCACCAGAACGGGTTTCGCCACGATCTGCGGAAGCTCGCCGATCTGGCCCACGCGAACAACGCCTATCTCTACGTCGACGGCATCCAGGGGCTCGGCATGTTCGCGACGAACCTTCACGCCGAAGGGGTCGATTTTATGACCAGCGGAACCTACAAGTGGCTCCTTGCCAGCTTCGGGATAGCCCCGTTCTACATTCGCGAGGAGCACCTCGATCGAGTGCCGCCCGATCGCCTCGGAGCGCTCTCGGTTGCGGAGGAGCGTCCGGACTACGAGTTCGAGCTCTACTCCGACGCGCGCAAGTACGAGTACGCCACCCTGGCGTTCGGCCCGCTGTACCAGCTCGGCGCCGCCCTCGAGTATTTGAAGCGAGTGGGATTGAAAGCCATCGAGGACCACACGCTGCCGCTCGCGAAAGAGCTCAGACGCGGACTCGTCGAGCAAGGATTTCGGGTCAGAACACCGCCGGATAGCGGCTCGGCGATCGTGGCCTTCCATCACGGTACCGATCGGGAGAGAGCCCAGAAGCTGCTTCGAGACGAAGAGATCGCCGTGAGCTTCCGCGAAGAAGGGACCCAGATACGCGTGGGAATCGCTCTCTTCAACACTCGCGAAGACGTCGAGCGCCTTCTCGAAGTGACGGAGAGTCTCTCCGGATCATGA